In a genomic window of Cyprinus carpio isolate SPL01 chromosome A10, ASM1834038v1, whole genome shotgun sequence:
- the LOC109098438 gene encoding protocadherin alpha-C2-like → MDPWRGRQLSFVVLSALWILASAVTRYSIPEEIPVGTVIANIATDLGLDAHSLLERKVKLDYIHSKKYLEINKDTGELYIAEKIDREYLCPAKASSFCFLKMDVIIENPIRIFNIELEIMDINDNAPQFRRERISLDVSESATPGERFSITNAVDADVGENSIETYYLSDSDTFTIEIQSGSDGTKYVDLVLKASLDREKQAVHTLTLTAVDGGVPARSGTASIIVQVLDTNDNAPQFDRQVYSVDLIENAPIGTLIMQLNATDLDEGVNAEVIYSFTLYTSEETQEKFSLDPSSGEIRVKDMIDFEEVKSFEMYVEAKDKAVNPLSGQCKILVFITDLNDNHPEITIKSFQCLIKENDPVGTVIAVISVSDRDSGDNGKVVLSIHNAPSTILPFALNKSSEDFFELTVTESLDREVKNSYEITLHVTDRGTPPLTDNETIILTIQDINDNAPSFPQSLYTIHLMENNEPGMLLASLTAHDPDLNENQYLVYVIIEKEIANTSMSMLFSINPENGNLYALCTFDYEREKEFLFHIEARDSGLPPLSSNVTVHIIILDQNDNTPLIVSPWRPQGAVIEEVIPRSSDKGSLVTKVIALDADSMQNSRITYQFLQITDTTLFSLDQYNGEIRTTRMFSYRDPRHQHLVIIARDNGDPPRSATVTIKISTVEQVVTQFTETTEVPIEYDLFTDLNLYLLIGLGSVLFLLLITILVIIVLKCQEPEPSQAAPQGRNSIISQRNSSTIADSTLISSDAYWYSLFLAETRKGKVVVRQPLPNGAGFIVSSIPGSAALTETSASRSSTLQESSSDLP, encoded by the coding sequence ATGGATCCGTGGAGGGGAAGGCAGCTCAGTTTTGTCGTCCTCTCCGCGTTGTGGATTCTCGCCTCGGCTGTGACAAGATACTCCATCCCTGAAGAAATTCCAGTGGGCACCGTGATCGCAAATATTGCCACGGATTTGGGCCTTGACGCTCACAGTCTGTTGGAAAGAAAGGTAAAGCTGGATTATATTCATAGCAAAAAATACCTAGAAATAAACAAAGACACTGGGGAACTGTATATCGCTGAGAAAATTGACCGGGAGTATTTATGTCCGGCCAAAGCATCATCGTTTTGCTTTCTCAAGATGGACGTGATAATTGAGAATCCAATACGCATATTTAATATCGAATTGGAAATTATGGACATCAATGACAACGCGCCTCAGTTCAGAAGGGAGAGAATATCACTCGATGTTTCGGAATCGGCAACACCTGGAGAGAGATTTTCTATAACAAACGCGGTGGATGCTGATGTTGGAGAGAATTCAATCGAGACCTATTATCTGAGTGACAGTGACACGTTTACGATTGAAATCCAGTCTGGAAGTGACGGGACTAAATATGTCGACCTGGTGCTAAAAGCAAGTTTGGACAGAGAAAAGCAAGCCGTTCATACACTAACCCTCACCGCCGTGGACGGTGGCGTACCTGCGCGCTCAGGAACGGCCAGCATTATCGTTCAAGTGCTGGACACCAATGACAACGCCCCTCAGTTTGATCGACAAGTCTACTCGGTTGATCTCATTGAAAACGCACCAATCGGGACACTGATTATGCAGCTGAACGCAACCGATTTGGATGAGGGTGTCAATGCGGAGGTCATATACTCTTTCACTTTATACACATCTGAGGAAACACAAGAAAAGTTTTCTTTGGATCCCAGCAGTGGAGAAATAAGAGTTAAAGACATGATTGATTTTGAAGAAGTGAAGAGCTTTGAGATGTATGTTGAAGCCAAGGACAAGGCCGTGAATCCACTTTCTGGTCAGTGTAAAATTTTAGTGTTCATCACCGATCTAAACGATAACCATCCTGAGATTACGATAAAATCTTTTCAGTGTTTGATTAAAGAAAATGACCCTGTAGGGACAGTGATCGCTGTCATCAGTGTGAGCGACAGGGACTCTGGGGATAATGGTAAGGTTGTTCTCTCCATCCACAATGCTCCATCCACAATATTACCGTTTGCTCTTAATAAGTCATCTGAAGACTTTTTTGAGTTAACAGTCACAGAATCACTCGACCGCGAGGTCAAAAACAGTTATGAAATCACActtcatgtgactgacagaggaACCCCTCCTCTAACCGATAATGAAACAATCATTCTTACAATTCAAGACATTAATGATAACGCCCCATCGTTCCCTCAGTCCCTCTATACCATTCATCTAATGGAAAACAACGAACCCGGGATGTTGCTCGCATCTTTAACCGCCCATGACCCAGACTTGAACGAAAATCAGTATCTTGTTTACGTCATCATAGAAAAGGAGATCGCCAACACGTCAATGTCCATGCTGTTTTCCATCAATCCCGAGAACGGCAACCTCTACGCGTTATGCACATTTGACTATGAAAGAGAGAAGGAGTTTCTGTTTCACATTGAAGCTAGAGATTCTGGACTCCCTCCTCTTAGCAGTAATGTGACTGTACACATCATCATCCTGGACCAAAATGACAACACGCCACTTATAGTTTCTCCATGGCGTCCGCAAGGTGCTGTTATAGAAGAAGTAATCCCAAGGTCGAGCGATAAAGGATCCCTGGTCACCAAGGTCATTGCGTTGGATGCCGACTCCATGCAGAACTCTCGTATTACTTATCAGTTCCTCCAGATCACAGACACCACACTCTTCAGCCTTGACCAGTACAACGGTGAGATAAGAACCACTCGCATGTTCAGTTACAGAGACCCCAGACATCAGCACCTGGTCATCATAGCCAGAGACAACGGAGATCCTCCTCGCTCCGCCACGGTGACCATCAAGATCTCCACGGTGGAGCAAGTGGTCACGCAGTTTACTGAAACCACAGAGGTGCCTATCGAATATGACCTGTTCACTGATCTCAACCTGTATTTGCTGATCGGTTTGGGGTCAGTGTTGTTTCTTCTGCTCATAACCATCCTGGTGATCATCGTGCTGAAATGTCAAGAACCAGAACCTTCACAAGCGGCTCCTCAGGGTAGGAACAGTATCATCAGCCAGAGGAACTCCTCCACCATCGCTGACTCTACTCTCATCTCTAGTGATGCCTACTGGTACAGTCTGTTTCTGGCAGAGACTAGAAAAGGGAAGGTGGTGGTGCGGCAGCCACTTCCCAACGGAGCAG